In one Agathobacter rectalis ATCC 33656 genomic region, the following are encoded:
- a CDS encoding VanZ family protein encodes MEKIEHYINIIKMHNRPWSDFEKSVFMIILCLTVVFCIYGIIKKKLKLYQAIAIICYVVCICFLYATTLFTRAPFGSHEFRCRLGLDLRLFLAGVQSEWDQVILNIILFMPFGLLWPVIRRNKCSICEVIFIGLVLSLSVEIAQYITMRGVMDVEDVITNVMGAFLGGVIAKTSTQIYSKSV; translated from the coding sequence ATGGAAAAAATAGAACACTACATTAATATAATCAAAATGCATAATAGACCATGGTCAGATTTTGAGAAAAGTGTTTTTATGATTATTCTTTGTCTGACCGTGGTTTTTTGTATATATGGAATTATTAAGAAAAAATTGAAATTGTATCAGGCTATAGCTATTATATGCTATGTGGTTTGTATATGCTTTTTATATGCTACTACGCTATTTACGCGGGCACCTTTCGGAAGTCACGAGTTCAGGTGCAGGCTGGGACTTGATTTAAGGCTCTTTTTAGCAGGAGTACAAAGTGAGTGGGATCAGGTTATACTGAATATTATATTGTTTATGCCGTTTGGTTTACTTTGGCCGGTCATCAGAAGAAATAAATGCAGCATATGCGAGGTGATTTTTATAGGACTTGTACTTTCACTGTCAGTAGAAATCGCGCAGTACATTACGATGCGTGGAGTGATGGATGTGGAGGATGTTATTACCAACGTGATGGGGGCTTTTTTAGGAGGAGTTATTGCAAAAACCTCTACACAAATTTATTCGAAAAGTGTATAA
- a CDS encoding LCP family protein, translating to MKRKRNVITAIVFIMFIALIVLIVAILIKITVGTGDKKGLGTVKVGTENVTKQDNSEEQKDDETLTGGAEDFAIFGVDSRSNQLGKGTRSDSIMVVRVDHDAKTVRILSVFRDTMMNIEGHGYQKVTHAHAFGGPELAVDTLNKNLDLDIKHYVTLNFNSVGDIVDEIGGISQDLDASEVNVINEYIDEINGVRGTKSEHITEPGTYTLDGTQTVAFTRIRYTTGGDYKRTERQRTVLFKVFEAAKKLDTAEKVKFISDMVGSINTDYDANDALTIFKNLSEYNISDTTAYPQVFYGGKVDGAWVEVPCTLADMAKGVHQFLYGEADYTPSDVVDEYSNALSEKVSEPNNDFTNTDFED from the coding sequence ATGAAAAGGAAAAGGAACGTAATCACAGCAATAGTATTTATAATGTTCATAGCACTTATAGTGCTCATAGTTGCGATATTGATAAAGATAACTGTGGGTACGGGGGACAAAAAAGGCTTAGGTACTGTGAAAGTTGGCACTGAGAATGTCACAAAACAGGATAATAGTGAGGAACAGAAAGATGATGAGACGTTGACCGGTGGCGCGGAGGACTTCGCGATCTTTGGCGTGGATAGTCGTTCGAATCAGCTTGGAAAAGGGACCAGATCAGATTCTATCATGGTAGTCAGGGTGGATCATGATGCTAAGACGGTCAGGATACTCTCTGTATTCAGAGATACAATGATGAATATAGAGGGACATGGCTATCAGAAAGTTACACATGCACATGCATTTGGCGGTCCGGAGCTTGCTGTAGATACACTAAACAAGAATTTGGATCTTGATATCAAACATTATGTTACTTTGAATTTTAACTCAGTTGGCGATATAGTGGATGAGATTGGCGGAATAAGTCAGGATCTTGATGCATCAGAGGTCAATGTTATCAACGAATATATAGATGAAATCAATGGGGTCAGAGGAACTAAATCGGAACACATAACAGAGCCCGGCACATATACACTTGATGGTACACAAACAGTCGCATTTACGAGAATCCGCTACACAACAGGTGGTGACTATAAGAGAACTGAGAGACAGAGGACAGTATTATTTAAGGTATTTGAGGCGGCAAAGAAACTGGACACTGCTGAAAAGGTCAAATTCATATCAGATATGGTAGGTAGTATTAATACAGACTATGATGCTAACGATGCCCTGACCATATTCAAGAACCTTTCAGAGTACAATATAAGCGATACAACAGCATATCCGCAGGTGTTTTATGGTGGCAAAGTTGACGGGGCCTGGGTAGAGGTGCCTTGCACTCTTGCGGATATGGCAAAGGGAGTACATCAATTCCTATATGGTGAGGCAGACTATACACCCAGTGATGTAGTGGATGAGTACAGCAATGCACTCTCTGAAAAAGTAAGCGAGCCAAACAATGATTTTACAAATACTGATTTTGAGGATTGA